One genomic segment of Arcobacter lacus includes these proteins:
- a CDS encoding Pathogenicity locus: MAFSKEEKEELLKVKFVGETVIKRFEQIGIDSLEKLSNSSVEEITDIVSDILGSSCWKNSPQAKKAVSNAIEFARENK, translated from the coding sequence ATGGCATTTTCAAAAGAAGAAAAAGAAGAACTTTTAAAAGTAAAGTTTGTAGGTGAAACTGTAATAAAAAGGTTTGAGCAAATAGGAATTGACTCTTTAGAAAAACTTTCAAATAGTAGTGTAGAAGAGATAACCGATATAGTTTCAGATATTTTAGGAAGTAGTTGTTGGAAAAACTCTCCTCAAGCTAAAAAAGCTGTTTCAAATGCTATTGAGTTTGCGAGAGAGAATAAATAA